In one Andrena cerasifolii isolate SP2316 chromosome 2, iyAndCera1_principal, whole genome shotgun sequence genomic region, the following are encoded:
- the LOC143366450 gene encoding uncharacterized protein LOC143366450 has translation MVVGAEATVTCFVILASMALANGQILSKEHRTIAASKRVNDLWCYQCDTMEDGDRCSNLTGNYSVFKHKCTGDKRTCMVKRFSYTTSTENSTSSPQTWSMERNCTSKCEPGCIVIGERTKLYACTACCEESFCNIGTAAANNLMMRGIDLFLALTLQIVLTIIMYPS, from the exons ATGGTCGTCGGTGCAGAGGCCACTGTCACGTGTTTCGTGATCCTCGCGTCGATGGCACTCGCCAATG GacaaatattatcaaaggaacaTCGGACAATCGCAGCttcgaaacgagtaaacgatttATGGTGTTATCAATGCGACACGATGGAAGATGGAGACAGATGCTCCAATCTCACCGGAAATTACAGCGTTTTCAAGCACAAGTGCACTGGCGACAAACGGACCTGCATG GTAAAACGATTCTCTTATACCACCAGCACCGAAAATTCAACGTCTAGCCCTCAAACTTGGTCCATGGAGAGGAATTGCACCAGCAAGTGCGAGCCTGGTTGCATAGTCATTGGCGAACGTACGAAATTGTACGCCTGCACTGCTTGCTGCGAGGAATCGTTCTGCAACATTGGTACAGCTGCTGCCAATAACCTGATGATGAGGGGGATTGATCTGTTTCTAGCTTTAACGTTACAAATTGTATTGACTATTATCATGTACCCATCGTGA